In the Pseudomonas sp. ADAK2 genome, one interval contains:
- a CDS encoding HAD-IA family hydrolase: protein MHPSDYKLLIFDWDGTLADSIGRIVEAMHVASERSGFQLCDDFAVKGIIGLGLPEAIRTLYPEIGDDELIAFRQHYADHYIAAEAVPSPLFEGVVESMAAFRDEGYHLAVATGKARRGLDRVLKAHGWEDYFDITRAADETASKPHPLMLEEILAHCGVSAQQALMVGDSSFDLQMARNAGMDSVAVSYGAQSIEALKLFEPRLSIDRFSELHAWLRQV from the coding sequence GTGCACCCCTCTGATTACAAACTGCTGATTTTTGATTGGGACGGCACGCTGGCCGATTCCATTGGTCGGATTGTCGAGGCGATGCATGTCGCGTCCGAGCGCTCCGGTTTTCAATTGTGCGACGACTTTGCCGTCAAAGGCATCATCGGCCTGGGCTTGCCCGAGGCGATCCGCACCTTGTACCCGGAAATTGGCGATGACGAACTGATAGCGTTCCGTCAGCACTATGCCGATCACTACATCGCCGCGGAAGCCGTGCCCTCGCCGCTGTTCGAAGGCGTTGTTGAGTCGATGGCGGCGTTTCGCGATGAGGGTTATCACTTGGCGGTCGCTACCGGCAAGGCCCGTCGCGGGCTGGATCGGGTGCTCAAGGCTCACGGTTGGGAAGACTATTTCGACATCACCCGTGCCGCCGATGAAACTGCCAGCAAGCCTCATCCTCTGATGCTGGAAGAGATCCTTGCCCATTGCGGCGTTTCTGCGCAGCAGGCGCTGATGGTCGGGGATTCGTCCTTTGACCTGCAAATGGCGCGCAACGCCGGCATGGATTCGGTCGCGGTGAGTTACGGCGCCCAGTCCATCGAGGCCCTGAAATTATTCGAGCCGCGGCTGTCCATTGATCGTTTTTCCGAATTGCACGCCTGGCTCCGTCAGGTTTAA
- a CDS encoding Maf family protein, whose protein sequence is MLPLLLASSSVYRRELLARLQLEFTCSSPDIDESHRPDESAINLVKRLAEEKARALAASHPAHLIIGSDQVAVLGERIIGKPHTFEKAREQLLASSGASVTFLTGLALLNSQTGDCQVDCVPFTVHMRTLDPARIERYLRAEQPYDCAGSFKAEGLGVSLFQRTEGPDATSLIGLPLIRLIDMLLAEGVQIP, encoded by the coding sequence ATGCTGCCTTTATTACTCGCTTCAAGCTCGGTTTATCGCCGGGAATTGCTGGCCCGATTGCAGCTTGAGTTTACCTGCAGCTCGCCGGATATCGATGAAAGCCATCGTCCGGACGAGTCCGCAATTAATCTGGTCAAGCGCCTCGCAGAAGAGAAAGCCCGCGCACTGGCCGCCAGCCACCCTGCTCATCTGATCATCGGCTCCGATCAGGTTGCGGTGCTCGGCGAGCGTATTATCGGCAAACCCCATACTTTCGAAAAGGCCCGCGAACAATTGCTGGCCTCCAGCGGCGCCAGTGTGACCTTCCTGACTGGCCTGGCCCTGCTCAACAGCCAGACCGGCGACTGCCAGGTCGACTGCGTACCCTTCACCGTGCACATGCGCACGCTCGATCCTGCGCGCATTGAACGCTACTTGCGCGCAGAGCAGCCCTACGACTGCGCTGGCAGCTTCAAGGCTGAAGGTTTGGGGGTGAGCCTGTTTCAACGCACCGAAGGTCCTGACGCCACCAGCCTGATCGGCCTGCCGCTGATTCGCTTGATTGATATGTTGCTGGCCGAGGGCGTGCAAATCCCCTGA
- the rpmF gene encoding 50S ribosomal protein L32, translated as MAVQQNKKSRSARDMRRSHDALTASTLSVEKTTGEIHLRHHVSPEGVYRGRKVIDKGADE; from the coding sequence ATGGCTGTTCAGCAGAACAAAAAATCCCGCTCTGCCCGTGACATGCGTCGTTCCCACGACGCCCTGACGGCAAGCACTCTGTCTGTAGAAAAAACCACCGGTGAAATTCACCTGCGTCACCACGTATCGCCAGAAGGCGTATACCGTGGCCGTAAAGTGATCGACAAGGGCGCTGACGAGTAA
- the sppA gene encoding signal peptide peptidase SppA has translation MTDEWKAPAKADADGGDEKSWKLLEKTLLASVQEQRRSRRWGIFFKLLTFVYLFAALLLFTPLMDMEKSATRSSNYTALIDVNGVIADKESASADNIVGSLRAAFEDTKVKGVILRINSPGGSPVQSGYVYDEIKRLRGLHPDTKVYAVISDLGASGAYYIASAADQIYADKASLVGSIGVTAAGYGFVGTMEKLGVERRTYTSGEHKSFLDPFQPQKPEETQFWQGVLDTTHQQFINSVKKGRGDRLKDKEHPELFSGLVWSGEQALPLGLIDGLGNASSVARDVIGEKELVDFTIQESTFDRFSKKLGASVAEQLAMWMGFHGPSLR, from the coding sequence ATGACCGACGAATGGAAAGCGCCTGCCAAGGCAGACGCGGATGGCGGTGACGAGAAGAGCTGGAAGCTGCTGGAAAAGACCTTGCTGGCCAGTGTGCAGGAACAGCGCCGCTCACGCCGCTGGGGGATTTTCTTCAAGTTGCTGACCTTTGTGTACCTGTTTGCGGCGTTGCTGTTGTTTACGCCGCTGATGGACATGGAAAAAAGCGCGACCCGCAGTTCCAACTACACGGCGTTGATCGACGTCAACGGCGTGATTGCCGACAAGGAATCTGCCAGCGCCGACAACATCGTTGGCAGTCTGCGTGCAGCCTTTGAAGACACCAAGGTCAAGGGCGTAATCCTGCGCATCAACAGCCCGGGCGGCAGTCCGGTGCAGTCGGGTTACGTGTACGACGAAATCAAGCGTCTGCGTGGTCTGCATCCTGACACCAAGGTGTATGCGGTGATTTCGGATCTGGGCGCTTCCGGCGCTTATTACATCGCCAGCGCGGCCGATCAGATCTACGCCGACAAGGCGAGCCTGGTGGGTTCCATTGGTGTGACGGCAGCCGGCTACGGTTTTGTCGGGACCATGGAGAAGCTCGGCGTCGAACGTCGCACCTACACCTCTGGCGAGCACAAGTCGTTCCTCGACCCGTTCCAGCCGCAGAAGCCTGAGGAAACTCAGTTCTGGCAGGGCGTGCTCGATACCACGCACCAGCAGTTCATCAACAGTGTGAAGAAAGGGCGTGGTGATCGTCTCAAGGACAAAGAGCATCCGGAATTGTTCTCCGGGCTGGTCTGGTCGGGTGAGCAGGCGCTGCCGCTGGGCTTGATCGATGGCCTGGGCAATGCCAGTTCGGTCGCCCGTGATGTGATCGGCGAGAAAGAGTTGGTGGACTTCACCATTCAGGAATCGACGTTTGATCGTTTCTCGAAGAAGCTCGGTGCCAGCGTCGCCGAGCAATTGGCGATGTGGATGGGGTTTCACGGTCCATCGCTGCGCTGA
- the acpP gene encoding acyl carrier protein codes for MSTIEERVKKIVAEQLGVKEEEVVNTASFVEDLGADSLDTVELVMALEEEFETEIPDEEAEKITTVQAAIDYVTNHQA; via the coding sequence ATGAGCACCATCGAAGAGCGCGTCAAGAAAATCGTTGCTGAGCAACTGGGCGTTAAAGAAGAAGAAGTGGTCAACACTGCTTCCTTCGTTGAAGACCTGGGTGCCGACTCCCTTGACACCGTTGAGCTGGTGATGGCTCTGGAAGAGGAATTCGAGACCGAAATCCCTGACGAAGAAGCTGAGAAGATCACTACTGTACAAGCTGCAATCGATTACGTTACTAACCATCAGGCTTAA
- the fabD gene encoding ACP S-malonyltransferase, whose product MSASLAFVFPGQGSQSLGMLAELGAQHPVVLETFKEASDALGYDLWALTQQGPEEQLNQTDKTQPAILTASIALWRLWLAEGGARPAYVAGHSLGEYSALVAAGSLSLGDAVKLVERRGQLMQEAVPAGQGGMAAILGLEDADVLAACAEAAQGEVVSAVNFNSPGQVVIAGAKAAVERAIEGCKARGAKRAMPLPVSVPSHCELMRPAAERFAESIAAIDWQAPQIPVVQNVSAHVPADLETLKRDLLEQLYKPVRWVESVQALAAKGATQLVECGPGKVLAGLNKRCAEGVSTSNLNTPDAFAAARAALV is encoded by the coding sequence ATGTCTGCTTCCCTCGCATTCGTCTTTCCAGGACAGGGTTCGCAGTCCCTCGGCATGCTGGCCGAGTTGGGCGCGCAACATCCAGTGGTCCTCGAAACATTCAAAGAAGCTTCCGATGCTCTGGGTTACGACCTGTGGGCACTGACCCAGCAAGGGCCGGAAGAGCAACTCAATCAAACCGATAAAACCCAGCCGGCCATTCTGACCGCCTCGATCGCCCTGTGGCGTCTGTGGCTGGCGGAAGGCGGCGCGCGTCCGGCTTACGTGGCCGGTCACAGCCTGGGTGAGTACAGCGCCTTGGTGGCGGCGGGCAGCCTGAGCCTGGGCGACGCGGTGAAACTGGTCGAGCGTCGTGGCCAGTTGATGCAGGAAGCCGTTCCGGCCGGGCAGGGCGGCATGGCCGCTATCCTCGGTCTGGAAGATGCTGATGTGCTGGCAGCCTGTGCCGAAGCGGCGCAAGGCGAAGTGGTCAGCGCGGTCAACTTCAACTCCCCTGGCCAGGTGGTAATTGCCGGTGCCAAGGCGGCAGTCGAGCGTGCCATCGAAGGCTGCAAGGCCCGTGGTGCCAAGCGCGCCATGCCGTTGCCGGTCAGCGTGCCATCCCACTGCGAGCTGATGCGTCCGGCGGCCGAGCGCTTTGCCGAGTCCATCGCTGCCATTGACTGGCAGGCCCCACAGATCCCGGTGGTGCAAAACGTCAGCGCCCATGTGCCGGCCGATCTGGAGACCCTCAAGCGCGATCTGCTTGAGCAGCTCTACAAACCTGTGCGCTGGGTCGAATCGGTCCAGGCACTGGCGGCCAAGGGCGCGACCCAACTGGTCGAATGTGGCCCGGGCAAGGTGCTTGCCGGCCTGAACAAACGCTGCGCCGAAGGCGTGTCGACATCCAACCTCAATACCCCAGACGCTTTCGCTGCCGCTCGCGCGGCGCTGGTCTGA
- the tmk gene encoding dTMP kinase has protein sequence MTGLFITLEGPEGAGKSTNREYLAERLRAAGIEVLLTREPGGTPLAERIREVLLAPVDEVMNPDTELLLVFAARAQHLAEVIRPALARGAVVLCDRFTDSTYAYQGGGRGLSLERIATLEAFVQGDLRPDLTLIFDLPVEVGLARASARGRLDRFELEGRAFFDAVRSGFLKRAEADPARYVLVDAAQPLPQVQQSLDALLPRLLELTRG, from the coding sequence GTGACTGGCTTGTTTATTACCCTGGAAGGCCCGGAAGGCGCCGGCAAAAGCACCAATCGCGAATACCTGGCCGAGCGCCTGCGCGCCGCCGGTATCGAAGTGCTGCTGACCCGCGAACCGGGCGGTACGCCGCTGGCCGAGCGCATTCGCGAAGTGCTGCTGGCCCCGGTGGACGAAGTCATGAACCCTGACACCGAGCTGTTGCTGGTGTTCGCCGCGCGAGCCCAGCATCTGGCCGAAGTGATTCGCCCGGCGCTGGCCCGTGGCGCGGTGGTCTTGTGTGATCGCTTCACCGATTCGACCTACGCCTATCAGGGTGGCGGTCGCGGTTTGTCGCTGGAGCGAATTGCGACCCTCGAAGCCTTCGTCCAGGGCGACTTGCGCCCGGACCTGACCCTGATTTTCGATCTGCCAGTAGAAGTCGGCCTGGCCCGTGCGAGCGCGCGCGGTCGGCTGGATCGCTTCGAACTCGAAGGCCGAGCCTTTTTCGATGCGGTGCGCAGTGGCTTTCTCAAGCGCGCTGAAGCGGACCCTGCACGTTATGTGTTGGTGGACGCGGCCCAACCGCTGCCGCAGGTCCAGCAGTCGCTGGATGCGTTGCTCCCGCGTTTGCTGGAGCTG
- the plsX gene encoding phosphate acyltransferase PlsX: MSAQVIAIDAMGGDFGPRSIVQASLACLSATPSLHLTLVGQPSLLEELLSGQSAVDRARLSITPASEVIAMDEKPAQALRGKPDSSMRVALELLRDGKVQACVSAGNTGALMALSRFVLKTLPGIDRPAMIAAIPTQKGYCQLLDLGANVDCSAEHLLQFAIMGSVAAETLGVVRPRVALLNIGTEDIKGNQQVKLAATLLQAARGINYIGFVEGDGLYRGEADVVVCDGFVGNILLKSSEGLATMIAGRIEALFKKSVASRMVGALALPLMKRLQADLAPARHNGASFLGLQGIVVKSHGSAGVQGFQSAIQRALIEIQENLPQRLHGRLEDLLP; encoded by the coding sequence TTGTCTGCTCAAGTCATCGCGATTGACGCAATGGGCGGGGACTTCGGTCCCCGCAGCATTGTTCAGGCCAGCCTTGCTTGCCTGTCTGCTACACCCTCGCTGCACCTGACCCTCGTCGGTCAACCCTCCCTTTTAGAAGAATTGCTCTCTGGTCAATCGGCCGTGGATCGCGCGCGCCTGTCGATTACGCCGGCGTCCGAAGTCATCGCCATGGACGAAAAGCCTGCCCAGGCCTTGCGCGGCAAGCCTGATTCGTCAATGCGCGTGGCCCTTGAGTTGTTGCGTGATGGCAAGGTCCAGGCCTGTGTCAGCGCCGGCAATACGGGTGCGTTGATGGCGTTGTCGCGGTTTGTGCTCAAGACCTTGCCGGGCATTGATCGGCCGGCGATGATCGCGGCCATTCCGACCCAGAAGGGCTACTGCCAGTTGCTCGACCTCGGTGCCAACGTCGATTGCAGTGCCGAGCACCTGTTGCAGTTCGCGATCATGGGCTCGGTGGCGGCGGAAACCCTCGGCGTGGTTCGCCCGCGGGTGGCGTTGCTGAACATCGGTACCGAAGACATCAAGGGCAACCAGCAGGTCAAGCTGGCGGCGACTTTGTTGCAGGCTGCTCGCGGCATCAACTACATCGGATTTGTCGAAGGTGACGGTTTGTACCGTGGCGAGGCGGACGTGGTGGTGTGTGACGGTTTTGTCGGCAATATCCTGCTCAAGTCCAGTGAAGGCTTGGCGACCATGATCGCCGGGCGCATCGAAGCCTTGTTCAAGAAAAGCGTCGCCTCTCGAATGGTCGGTGCCTTGGCGCTGCCGCTGATGAAGCGCTTGCAGGCGGATCTGGCTCCGGCGCGGCACAACGGTGCGAGCTTTCTCGGCTTGCAGGGGATTGTGGTGAAAAGCCACGGTTCGGCCGGTGTGCAGGGTTTCCAGAGTGCGATCCAGCGTGCCCTGATCGAGATCCAGGAAAATCTCCCGCAGCGGCTGCACGGTCGTCTGGAGGATTTGTTGCCTTAG
- the fabG gene encoding 3-oxoacyl-ACP reductase FabG translates to MSLQGKVALVTGASRGIGQAIALELGRQGAIVIGTATSASGAERIAATLKENAIQGTGLELNVTSDESVAAVLASITAQFGAPAILVNNAGITRDNLMMRMKDDEWNDVIDTNLNSLFRLSKGVLRGMTKARWGRIISIGSVVGAMGNAGQVNYAAAKAGLEGFSRALAREVGSRSITVNSVAPGFIDTDMTRELPEAQRESLATQIPLGRLGQAQEIASVVAFLASDGAAYVTGATIPVNGGMYMS, encoded by the coding sequence ATGAGTCTGCAAGGTAAAGTTGCACTGGTCACCGGCGCGAGCCGCGGTATCGGCCAGGCCATCGCCCTGGAATTGGGTCGTCAGGGCGCCATCGTCATTGGCACCGCGACCTCCGCCTCGGGTGCCGAGCGCATCGCGGCTACCCTGAAAGAAAACGCTATTCAAGGCACTGGCCTGGAACTGAACGTCACCAGCGACGAATCGGTTGCTGCGGTGCTGGCAAGCATCACTGCGCAGTTCGGCGCCCCGGCAATTCTGGTCAACAATGCTGGCATCACCCGCGATAATCTGATGATGCGCATGAAAGACGACGAATGGAACGACGTCATCGATACCAACCTGAACAGTCTGTTCCGCCTGTCCAAGGGGGTTTTGCGCGGCATGACCAAGGCCCGTTGGGGACGAATTATCAGTATTGGTTCGGTTGTGGGTGCCATGGGCAACGCAGGCCAAGTAAACTACGCTGCCGCCAAGGCCGGTCTGGAAGGTTTCAGCCGCGCACTGGCGCGTGAAGTCGGTTCGCGTTCGATTACGGTAAACTCGGTGGCCCCTGGGTTCATCGATACTGATATGACCCGCGAACTGCCTGAAGCGCAGCGTGAATCCTTGGCGACACAGATTCCGCTGGGCCGTCTGGGACAAGCTCAAGAGATCGCGTCTGTGGTCGCTTTTCTTGCATCCGACGGTGCGGCTTACGTTACTGGGGCTACAATCCCGGTGAACGGCGGGATGTACATGAGTTAA
- the fabF gene encoding beta-ketoacyl-ACP synthase II, producing MSRRRVVVTGMGMLSPLGTDVPSSWQGILAGRSGIGLIEHTDLSAYSTRFGGSVKGFNVEEYLSVKEARKLDLFIQYGLAAGFQAVRNSGLEVTDANRERIGVAMGSGIGGLTNIEETSRTLHDSGPRRISPFFVPGSIINMISGFLSIHLGAQGPNYAIATACTTGTHCIGMAARNIMYDEADVMIAGGAEMAACGLGMGGFGASRALSTRNDEPTRASRPWDKGRDGFVLSDGAGALVLEELEHAKARGATIYAELIGFGTSGDAYHMTSPPADGAGAARCITNALRDAKINGDQVQYINAHGTSTSAGDLAEACAIKSVFGDHAYKLAVSSTKSMTGHLLGAAGAVEAIFSVLAINSQVAPPTINLDEPDEGCDLDFVPHTARNMDIDVVLSNSFGFGGTNGSLVFRRFAD from the coding sequence GTGTCGCGTAGACGCGTCGTAGTCACCGGTATGGGTATGTTGTCGCCACTGGGCACGGATGTGCCGAGCAGTTGGCAGGGCATTCTGGCTGGCCGCAGTGGCATTGGTCTGATCGAACACACCGACCTTTCTGCCTATTCCACCCGCTTTGGCGGCTCGGTCAAGGGCTTCAATGTCGAGGAATACCTGTCGGTCAAGGAAGCTCGCAAGCTCGATCTGTTCATCCAGTATGGTCTGGCCGCAGGGTTTCAGGCTGTGCGCAATTCCGGTCTGGAAGTCACTGACGCCAACCGTGAGCGCATCGGCGTGGCCATGGGTTCGGGTATTGGCGGTCTGACCAATATCGAAGAAACCAGCCGCACGCTGCATGATTCCGGCCCTCGTCGAATTTCACCGTTCTTCGTGCCTGGCTCGATCATCAATATGATTTCCGGTTTCCTGTCCATCCACCTCGGTGCACAGGGACCCAACTACGCCATCGCCACTGCGTGTACCACCGGTACCCACTGCATCGGCATGGCGGCACGCAACATCATGTACGACGAAGCCGACGTGATGATTGCCGGCGGCGCCGAGATGGCTGCTTGCGGCTTGGGCATGGGCGGCTTCGGTGCCTCCCGCGCCCTGTCCACCCGCAACGACGAGCCAACCCGCGCCAGCCGTCCATGGGACAAGGGCCGTGACGGCTTCGTCCTGTCCGACGGCGCCGGTGCTTTGGTGCTCGAAGAGCTGGAACACGCCAAGGCCCGCGGCGCGACCATCTACGCCGAGCTGATCGGCTTCGGCACCAGTGGCGATGCCTACCACATGACTTCGCCTCCCGCCGATGGCGCCGGTGCTGCACGTTGCATCACCAACGCCCTGCGCGATGCTAAGATCAATGGCGATCAGGTCCAGTACATCAACGCCCACGGTACGTCGACCTCGGCCGGCGACCTCGCCGAAGCCTGTGCGATCAAGTCGGTGTTTGGCGATCACGCCTACAAACTGGCAGTCAGTTCGACCAAGTCCATGACCGGTCACCTGTTGGGTGCGGCGGGCGCCGTCGAAGCTATCTTCAGTGTGCTGGCGATCAACAGCCAGGTGGCACCGCCAACCATCAACCTCGATGAGCCGGATGAAGGCTGTGACCTCGATTTTGTGCCGCACACCGCGCGCAACATGGATATCGATGTGGTGCTGTCCAACTCCTTCGGGTTTGGCGGGACCAACGGCTCGCTGGTGTTCCGCCGGTTCGCTGACTGA
- the pabC gene encoding aminodeoxychorismate lyase codes for MDSWVDGQPADTLSLKDRGLAYGDGLFETIAVRGGQPLLLDRHLSRLAQGCSRLAITADHALVRSELLAYATAMGEGVLKLILTRGDGLRGYAPDPSAQARRILQGNPAAAYPVVHGEQGVRLFPCTTRLSNQPLLAGLKHLNRLEQVIARSEWQDTEHAEGLMLDRVGRVIEGVFSNLFLVRDGVLITADLKRCGVAGVMRAELLFQAESLGIPTQITDISLDQLQWADEVFVCNSVYGVWPVRAYAALSWSVGPLTRKLQTIARALLDA; via the coding sequence ATGGACAGCTGGGTCGACGGTCAGCCGGCTGACACTTTGTCGCTGAAGGATCGCGGCCTGGCTTACGGTGATGGTCTGTTCGAGACCATCGCTGTGCGAGGCGGGCAACCGTTGTTGCTGGACCGGCATCTGTCGCGTCTGGCGCAGGGTTGTTCACGCCTGGCGATCACTGCCGATCATGCGCTGGTCCGCAGCGAGCTGCTGGCCTATGCCACTGCCATGGGCGAGGGCGTGCTCAAGCTCATCCTCACCCGTGGCGACGGTTTGCGCGGTTATGCGCCCGACCCCTCGGCCCAGGCCCGACGCATTCTGCAAGGCAATCCTGCGGCGGCTTATCCTGTCGTCCATGGCGAGCAGGGTGTCCGTCTGTTCCCTTGCACCACACGCCTGTCCAACCAACCATTGCTCGCCGGGCTCAAGCATTTGAATCGCCTGGAACAGGTCATCGCCCGTTCCGAATGGCAAGACACCGAGCATGCCGAAGGCCTGATGCTCGATCGGGTCGGTCGCGTCATCGAAGGCGTCTTCAGCAATCTGTTCCTGGTACGCGACGGAGTGCTGATCACCGCCGATCTCAAACGCTGCGGCGTAGCCGGCGTGATGCGCGCCGAATTATTGTTTCAGGCTGAGTCATTGGGCATCCCCACACAAATCACCGACATCAGCCTCGATCAACTGCAATGGGCTGATGAAGTCTTCGTCTGCAACAGCGTGTATGGCGTTTGGCCGGTGCGCGCCTATGCAGCACTGAGCTGGTCGGTTGGCCCGCTCACCCGTAAACTCCAAACCATTGCCCGCGCGCTACTGGATGCTTGA
- the mltG gene encoding endolytic transglycosylase MltG yields MRRKFLLLLETGLVLAGLLMAASAWKIHSALEQPLNITQEELLEVPKGTTPTRTFYRLEADGVIKDAFWLRVYWRFNLAATPIHSGEYRMLPGMTVDGLIDLWKRGEVVQYSVTLVEGWNFRQVRAALAKDDKLKQTLNGLSDTQVMDKIGHNGIFPEGRFFPDTYSFVRGMTDAELLKKAYERLDEVLAKEWDKRAADVPYTEPYQALIMASLVEKETGVPQERGQIAGVFVRRMAIGMLLQTDPTVIYGLGDRYTGKLTRAHLKEATPYNTYMISGLPPTPIAMVGREAIHAALNPVAGNSLYFVARGDGSHVFSDDLDAHNSAVREFQLKRRTDYRSSPAPASAPVTPEAETPIPAASPDTAPEAVPQMPAQEPAPAPEPEPTTAPEAVPPTPAQEPALAPEPDAQSPQSPQ; encoded by the coding sequence GTGAGACGTAAATTCTTGCTGCTGCTGGAAACCGGACTGGTTCTGGCGGGGCTGCTAATGGCCGCTTCGGCCTGGAAAATCCATTCGGCGCTGGAACAGCCGCTGAACATCACCCAGGAAGAACTGCTGGAAGTGCCCAAGGGCACGACTCCGACCCGCACCTTCTATCGACTCGAAGCCGACGGCGTCATCAAGGACGCCTTCTGGTTGCGCGTCTATTGGCGCTTCAACCTCGCCGCCACGCCGATTCACAGCGGCGAATACCGCATGCTGCCGGGGATGACCGTCGACGGTCTGATCGACCTGTGGAAGCGCGGCGAAGTGGTGCAGTACAGCGTGACGCTGGTCGAAGGCTGGAATTTCCGCCAGGTCCGTGCGGCCCTGGCCAAGGATGACAAACTCAAGCAAACCCTGAACGGCCTGAGCGACACGCAAGTGATGGACAAGATCGGCCATAACGGGATTTTCCCGGAGGGGCGCTTCTTTCCGGACACTTACAGCTTCGTGCGTGGCATGACCGACGCCGAACTGCTGAAAAAAGCCTATGAGCGTCTCGATGAAGTGCTCGCCAAGGAATGGGACAAGCGTGCCGCTGATGTGCCGTACACCGAACCCTATCAGGCGCTGATCATGGCCTCGCTGGTGGAAAAGGAAACCGGCGTGCCCCAGGAGCGCGGGCAGATTGCTGGCGTGTTCGTGCGGCGGATGGCGATCGGCATGTTGCTGCAGACCGATCCGACCGTGATCTACGGTCTGGGTGATCGCTACACCGGCAAGCTGACCCGCGCCCATCTCAAGGAAGCGACGCCGTATAACACCTATATGATTTCCGGATTGCCGCCGACGCCGATTGCGATGGTCGGCCGCGAAGCGATCCATGCGGCGCTCAACCCGGTGGCTGGCAACAGTTTGTATTTTGTCGCTCGCGGTGATGGCAGCCATGTGTTCTCCGATGACCTGGATGCCCATAACTCGGCGGTGCGCGAGTTCCAGCTCAAGCGCCGCACCGATTACCGCTCCAGCCCGGCACCGGCCAGCGCGCCCGTGACGCCGGAGGCCGAGACGCCGATTCCCGCAGCGTCCCCGGATACCGCACCCGAAGCGGTGCCGCAGATGCCGGCGCAAGAGCCGGCCCCCGCGCCGGAACCGGAGCCGACGACGGCACCTGAAGCCGTACCGCCAACACCGGCGCAAGAACCTGCACTCGCACCCGAGCCGGATGCGCAGTCGCCGCAAAGCCCGCAATGA
- a CDS encoding YceD family protein, whose product MLNDPIPPHVDPRKLADRGTTLQGELLLADLERLCDPLSDTVGTVQAKFVFERDERKSVVIHSFIDTEVKMVCQRCLELVTLPIHSECSYAVVKEGANTQSLPKGYDVLELGEDPLDLQSLIEEELLLALPIVPAHHPEECQQPAGLDEPEPSEDEVTRSNPFSVLAQLKRDPNV is encoded by the coding sequence ATGTTGAATGACCCGATTCCACCTCACGTTGACCCGCGCAAATTGGCTGATCGTGGCACCACCCTTCAAGGTGAACTGCTGCTGGCCGATTTGGAGAGACTCTGCGACCCGCTTTCCGACACTGTCGGTACGGTGCAGGCTAAATTCGTTTTTGAACGAGATGAACGTAAGTCTGTGGTAATCCACAGTTTTATCGACACCGAAGTCAAAATGGTTTGCCAGCGTTGTCTTGAGCTGGTCACCCTGCCGATCCATAGCGAATGCAGTTATGCTGTGGTGAAGGAGGGTGCGAATACCCAGTCGTTGCCGAAAGGTTATGACGTGCTGGAACTGGGCGAAGATCCATTGGATCTGCAGTCACTGATCGAGGAGGAGCTTTTGCTCGCCTTGCCCATTGTGCCTGCTCATCATCCGGAAGAATGCCAGCAGCCGGCGGGTCTCGATGAGCCCGAACCGAGCGAGGACGAGGTAACGCGGTCCAACCCGTTCAGTGTATTGGCGCAGTTAAAGCGTGACCCAAACGTTTAG